The Dethiosulfovibrio peptidovorans DSM 11002 genome has a window encoding:
- the xseB gene encoding exodeoxyribonuclease VII small subunit, which produces MRFSEKMTLLEEIVHKLETEKLPLEDSLELFERGISLVSEAKGFLSEAEQRISMVTDKGQEPVILEGVTEDGGR; this is translated from the coding sequence ATGAGATTTTCCGAAAAGATGACCCTTTTAGAGGAAATCGTACATAAATTGGAGACGGAAAAGCTCCCGTTAGAGGATTCTCTGGAGCTTTTCGAACGAGGGATATCCTTGGTCTCCGAGGCCAAAGGTTTTCTCTCCGAAGCTGAACAGCGCATATCCATGGTTACCGATAAAGGGCAGGAACCAGTCATATTGGAAGGGGTAACGGAAGATGGCGGACGCTGA
- the rpmB gene encoding 50S ribosomal protein L28 encodes MSKVCDCCGKGPVTGNSVSHSHRKTRRRWLPNLHSVRVDLGAGETRKLRICSRCLRSGKVKRAL; translated from the coding sequence ATGTCTAAGGTGTGCGACTGTTGCGGAAAGGGGCCGGTAACGGGCAACTCCGTAAGTCACTCCCACAGGAAGACCCGCAGGCGCTGGCTTCCCAACCTTCATTCCGTTAGGGTTGATCTCGGTGCCGGCGAAACGAGAAAACTTCGTATATGCTCTCGCTGTCTTCGTTCCGGTAAGGTTAAGCGGGCCCTCTAG
- a CDS encoding thiamine diphosphokinase produces MRNISDDEGRNPVELPRVSLYLEGLHEGKRGRVMIAGGRKPISSWLKDLCPGRDLWAVDSGADSCMKAGIVPDLCLGDFDSLSRSCFDWLQKNAVPLERHPVDKDFTDLQLAIERDKRDPSNYLIITGCWGGRFDHLWSLVMSAFEADMFPHGPTVLADHRELMFFLKGGESCTVSLKGKGVPKALSLLALSDKAEGVSVSEVKWPLSMASLRRENPYAVSNVILPDVDKIPVSLEKGALGIYVTWDTEGDFS; encoded by the coding sequence TTGAGGAATATCTCTGACGACGAAGGCAGAAATCCTGTCGAATTGCCCCGTGTAAGCCTGTATTTAGAGGGCCTTCACGAAGGAAAGAGAGGAAGGGTCATGATCGCAGGCGGCAGAAAGCCGATATCTTCCTGGCTTAAAGACCTCTGCCCTGGCCGAGACCTGTGGGCGGTGGATTCCGGTGCCGATTCCTGCATGAAGGCAGGTATCGTCCCCGATCTGTGTTTAGGCGATTTCGACAGTCTATCTCGTTCCTGCTTCGATTGGTTGCAAAAAAATGCCGTTCCTTTGGAACGGCATCCTGTCGACAAGGATTTTACGGATCTTCAGTTAGCCATAGAGAGAGATAAGCGAGATCCGTCAAATTATCTGATAATAACCGGATGTTGGGGAGGTCGATTCGACCATCTTTGGAGTCTGGTGATGTCTGCCTTTGAGGCGGATATGTTCCCACATGGTCCCACCGTCTTAGCCGATCACAGAGAGCTGATGTTTTTCTTGAAGGGAGGGGAATCCTGTACGGTCTCCCTGAAAGGCAAAGGGGTGCCTAAGGCCCTGTCCCTGCTGGCCCTGTCCGATAAGGCGGAGGGAGTTTCGGTCTCCGAGGTGAAGTGGCCTCTCTCGATGGCCTCTCTGAGGCGAGAGAACCCCTATGCCGTAAGCAACGTAATCTTGCCCGATGTAGATAAAATACCGGTAAGCCTCGAGAAGGGCGCTCTAGGAATCTACGTCACCTGGGATACTGAAGGGGATTTTTCCTAA
- a CDS encoding FtsK/SpoIIIE family DNA translocase, translating into MNNEQDQDRVIIRRKRRRSERKDDKTGGILALRLFFVFSFFLVVYLVGTLVCPWTGLWGRSLGDFILGLSGGATVIPLFFLAYSLFALGTGRKITSPLRQIGGTGLLFICGSILTGIMSMTGPQPRILTPGVMGTMLAGLSVEWIGALGTLIVGIFLTVLSAYLYGISAIRPEAVLGWIQGIVLRFRARLPKRPLTDEYNPSEDVSLDWENEPVPEISIRTVSSENSDERLDDDLYEDQEKEEEEEELLLESCPETVLYDDGEEELFSSDEENGEEKQLYPDVSSTSHEKDYEGNDDETDEAEILEETDPTGPFPPPMDLFGPGETGDPRNDPMILRQKGLDIVSALSSFGVDAELARTVEGPTVIQYQIQLAPGVKVSKVAGLSKDIAVALAVPSLRVEAPIPGTSYVGIEVPNKNRRPVTLRSVMESGEFSNSDVILPLPLGFRVDGSPLVVGLEELPHLLVAGTTGSGKSVFVTSCITAMCATRTPAELRFILVDPKRVEMAIYEKLPHVLAKPIVDPQKAIHALGWAVREMERRYEVFARTRVRQLSGYNQKVLPKDRLPHIVIVVDELADLMFTASKEVEDFICRLAQMARATGIHLILATQRPSVNVITGLIKANVPARVAFTLPSQTDSRTIIDVTGAQQLLGKGDMLFSSTKFPRPIRIQSPFIDEDTTLQVIDSLRRSFGDPEYVELEDQQNGKGGGSVDFSYDDRLEEAIRLVLSSGIASASRLQRQMRVGFTRAARMIDTMEQMGIIGPQDGSKPREIYVDEERAEEILEEYL; encoded by the coding sequence TTGAATAACGAACAGGATCAAGATCGCGTGATCATAAGAAGAAAGAGAAGAAGATCGGAGAGGAAAGACGATAAAACCGGAGGAATCTTGGCCCTCCGTCTGTTCTTCGTGTTTTCCTTTTTTCTCGTCGTCTACTTGGTCGGAACCCTCGTCTGTCCTTGGACCGGACTTTGGGGACGGTCTTTAGGGGATTTCATTCTGGGGCTTTCCGGAGGGGCTACTGTGATTCCCTTGTTCTTTCTAGCCTATTCTCTTTTTGCCCTCGGAACCGGCAGAAAGATAACTTCCCCTCTCAGACAGATCGGAGGAACCGGGCTTCTCTTTATCTGTGGGTCAATCTTGACCGGAATAATGTCCATGACTGGACCTCAGCCCAGAATTCTGACACCGGGCGTCATGGGAACCATGCTGGCAGGGTTGTCGGTAGAATGGATAGGGGCTTTGGGCACGCTGATAGTAGGTATTTTCTTGACGGTGTTATCGGCCTACCTCTACGGTATTTCTGCAATTAGGCCCGAGGCCGTTCTCGGATGGATTCAGGGCATAGTACTTCGGTTCAGGGCCAGACTGCCAAAGAGGCCGCTTACCGATGAATACAACCCCTCCGAAGACGTATCATTGGACTGGGAAAACGAGCCAGTTCCAGAGATATCCATAAGGACGGTGTCCTCCGAGAATTCGGACGAACGTCTCGATGACGACCTATACGAGGACCAGGAGAAAGAGGAAGAGGAAGAGGAACTTCTCCTGGAGAGTTGTCCAGAGACGGTTCTTTACGATGATGGCGAGGAGGAGCTTTTCTCATCTGACGAGGAAAATGGCGAGGAAAAACAGTTATATCCTGATGTCTCTTCCACCTCCCACGAAAAAGACTACGAGGGGAACGATGACGAGACCGACGAGGCAGAAATCCTGGAGGAGACGGATCCTACCGGTCCCTTCCCTCCGCCGATGGATCTTTTCGGCCCCGGAGAGACTGGGGATCCCAGAAACGATCCGATGATACTCCGTCAAAAGGGTTTGGACATAGTGAGCGCTCTTTCCAGCTTCGGAGTGGACGCCGAATTGGCCCGTACCGTCGAGGGACCTACTGTCATACAGTATCAGATCCAATTGGCTCCAGGGGTTAAGGTCAGCAAGGTTGCGGGTTTGAGCAAGGATATCGCCGTGGCCCTGGCGGTCCCGTCTTTGAGGGTGGAGGCCCCTATCCCCGGGACGTCCTACGTAGGCATAGAGGTCCCCAACAAGAACAGGCGCCCTGTAACGCTCCGTTCCGTGATGGAATCCGGAGAGTTTTCTAATTCTGACGTGATTCTCCCTCTTCCTCTGGGATTTCGAGTAGACGGATCCCCTTTGGTGGTAGGACTAGAGGAACTTCCTCATCTCCTGGTAGCAGGGACGACCGGTTCGGGTAAAAGCGTCTTCGTCACGAGCTGTATAACCGCTATGTGCGCAACCAGGACACCTGCGGAGCTGCGTTTTATACTGGTCGACCCCAAGCGAGTCGAGATGGCTATATACGAAAAACTCCCTCATGTGTTGGCAAAACCGATCGTGGATCCTCAAAAGGCGATACACGCTTTAGGTTGGGCTGTCCGCGAGATGGAGAGACGGTACGAGGTCTTTGCCAGGACAAGGGTTCGTCAGCTGTCGGGTTACAATCAAAAAGTGCTCCCGAAAGACAGGCTACCACATATAGTGATAGTGGTGGACGAGTTGGCCGATCTGATGTTCACCGCCTCCAAGGAGGTGGAGGATTTTATCTGTCGTCTGGCTCAGATGGCTCGAGCCACCGGCATCCATCTTATATTGGCCACCCAGAGACCTTCCGTAAACGTCATCACGGGGTTGATAAAGGCCAACGTCCCCGCCAGAGTGGCTTTCACCCTTCCGTCACAGACTGATTCCAGGACGATAATCGACGTAACGGGAGCACAGCAACTTTTGGGTAAGGGCGATATGCTGTTTTCCAGCACTAAATTTCCAAGACCCATAAGGATCCAGTCTCCTTTCATAGACGAAGATACCACCTTACAGGTCATAGACTCTCTTCGACGTTCTTTTGGGGATCCCGAGTACGTCGAGCTTGAGGACCAACAAAACGGTAAAGGAGGAGGTAGCGTTGACTTTTCCTACGACGATAGACTGGAAGAGGCTATCAGACTCGTCCTCAGCAGTGGCATCGCCTCGGCCAGCAGATTGCAAAGGCAGATGCGGGTAGGATTTACCAGGGCCGCCAGGATGATAGATACCATGGAGCAAATGGGGATCATAGGTCCTCAAGACGGATCTAAACCTAGAGAGATCTACGTCGACGAAGAAAGGGCGGAGGAAATACTTGAGGAATATCTCTGA
- a CDS encoding TldD/PmbA family protein, translated as MTVFMDSLRDYWSSLCSRSEIVLGDLYLQSSSGHHMTLDDGRLEDIGSSSSSGVGVRLLRGEETIYASRNGTDGNALRAALEEISILRGCKAGRSPEGGSLLATPVLPSVAMGDELIRLDKKIRSLSSKVAQVSLAFSSSEKNVLIIREDGSVCRDKRRYSMYSVSVVAEKNGDLQTGSRVVAQMTDIDGLLRKHDLDEIASEALRTAETMLEATLCPAGAMDVVFAGEAGGTIIHEACGHGMEADIVEKDFSVYRDRIGEVIASPSVTIVDDGSIPGLYGSFEVDDEGTPSRRNVLVDKGVLRAYMTDRETSERTGFPLTGNGRRSSYRVPPQTRMSNTFVEPGEIAMDELLGSVDNGLLVRQMGGGEVNPTSGDFVFHVTEGYLIKGGKVTIPVRGAILTGNGPDVLRRVVGVGTDLRFLPGMCGKGGQSVPVTDGQPALLVENITVGGSSTD; from the coding sequence ATGACGGTTTTTATGGATTCCTTGAGGGATTATTGGTCCTCCCTGTGCTCCCGATCTGAAATAGTTCTCGGGGATCTTTACCTACAAAGCTCTTCGGGGCATCATATGACTTTGGACGATGGACGGTTGGAGGACATAGGCTCCTCAAGTTCCTCCGGCGTAGGGGTGAGGCTTCTAAGAGGAGAGGAGACGATTTACGCCAGCAGGAACGGCACCGATGGAAACGCTCTAAGGGCGGCCCTGGAAGAGATATCCATCCTGAGAGGTTGCAAAGCTGGTAGGAGCCCGGAAGGTGGCAGCCTACTGGCAACCCCCGTGTTGCCCTCTGTGGCGATGGGGGATGAACTGATCAGGCTCGACAAGAAAATTCGATCTCTGTCGTCCAAGGTAGCACAGGTGAGTCTGGCTTTTTCGTCTTCGGAGAAAAACGTTCTCATAATTCGAGAGGACGGTTCCGTCTGTAGAGATAAAAGACGTTATTCTATGTATAGCGTCAGCGTAGTGGCCGAGAAAAACGGAGATCTTCAGACCGGATCGAGGGTAGTAGCCCAGATGACCGATATCGATGGCCTTTTGAGGAAACATGATCTGGACGAGATCGCCTCGGAGGCTTTGCGGACAGCCGAAACCATGTTGGAGGCCACACTGTGCCCTGCCGGGGCCATGGATGTCGTCTTCGCCGGGGAGGCCGGGGGTACCATAATCCACGAAGCCTGCGGACACGGTATGGAAGCCGATATAGTCGAGAAAGATTTTTCCGTTTACAGAGACAGAATCGGAGAGGTTATAGCGTCTCCTTCCGTTACTATCGTCGACGATGGATCTATCCCCGGTCTATACGGAAGTTTCGAGGTCGACGATGAGGGAACCCCTTCGAGGAGAAACGTCCTGGTCGATAAAGGGGTGCTCAGGGCCTATATGACCGATAGGGAGACCTCAGAGAGAACCGGTTTCCCCTTGACGGGAAACGGCAGGAGATCGTCCTACAGAGTGCCCCCTCAGACCAGGATGAGCAATACCTTCGTCGAACCTGGAGAGATCGCAATGGACGAGCTACTGGGATCGGTCGACAACGGCCTGCTGGTCAGACAGATGGGCGGAGGAGAGGTAAACCCTACTTCCGGTGATTTCGTCTTCCACGTCACCGAGGGGTATTTGATCAAAGGCGGCAAGGTGACCATTCCGGTAAGAGGTGCCATATTGACCGGCAACGGTCCGGATGTCCTTCGACGCGTTGTCGGAGTCGGAACGGATCTTCGATTCCTTCCCGGTATGTGTGGGAAGGGAGGTCAGAGTGTTCCCGTAACGGATGGACAGCCGGCCCTTTTAGTTGAAAATATAACCGTGGGAGGGAGTTCGACAGATTAA
- a CDS encoding GTPase — protein MEDLKDKRCPGCGARFQRNDPDGAGYLPEGKDPDGNVICKRCFQMKHYGVFKKASIKDSSIKKDISREVSGCSAIFLVVDICQFEISSSALDWVADLNKPVFVVINKCDVLSKWITPGEIASWASERLPVPLHRVYPLSALNRKSVRDLRNRIEDAFPPGSKILLLGTTNVGKSTLLSGLTGDDTPTISRLPGTTLGITQVKSRHSAITYVDVPGLKEVNPWLGKLCADCLTGLIPQKKLQSYSTVLKPGQSLSLGAIGWFVVDDAGERGWIKVEAFAADEMIFHRTTEDRLHELLAPYREDLFSLPCSSCWASLEGPDYVEYREDFHVGLDIVLPGCGWFSVRSGYGNGRFYLPKGISPILRPALVPSQKDRKGQSR, from the coding sequence ATGGAAGACTTAAAGGATAAGAGATGTCCCGGGTGTGGTGCCCGTTTTCAGAGAAACGATCCTGATGGGGCAGGCTATCTCCCGGAGGGTAAAGACCCCGATGGTAACGTAATATGCAAAAGATGCTTTCAGATGAAACACTACGGGGTTTTCAAAAAAGCCTCCATAAAGGACAGCTCGATTAAAAAAGATATCTCCAGAGAAGTCTCTGGGTGTTCCGCGATCTTTCTCGTAGTGGACATATGCCAGTTCGAGATATCCTCCAGTGCCTTGGATTGGGTGGCCGACCTCAACAAACCGGTTTTCGTCGTTATAAATAAATGTGACGTATTATCCAAGTGGATCACTCCAGGGGAAATAGCCTCCTGGGCTTCCGAAAGACTACCGGTGCCGCTCCATAGAGTGTACCCTCTGTCCGCCTTGAACCGGAAATCAGTCAGAGATCTTAGAAATAGGATAGAGGATGCCTTCCCTCCGGGAAGTAAAATATTGCTTCTCGGAACCACTAATGTAGGGAAAAGTACCCTTCTGAGCGGACTGACGGGGGACGATACTCCCACTATCTCCCGGCTCCCTGGAACGACTTTAGGGATAACCCAGGTAAAGAGTCGCCATAGCGCTATCACCTACGTAGACGTGCCGGGACTAAAGGAGGTCAACCCATGGCTAGGGAAGCTGTGTGCTGACTGCCTGACCGGACTGATACCACAGAAAAAACTTCAGAGTTATTCCACCGTGCTCAAACCGGGACAAAGTCTGTCTTTAGGGGCTATAGGCTGGTTTGTCGTAGACGATGCGGGAGAACGAGGATGGATAAAGGTGGAGGCCTTTGCCGCCGACGAGATGATCTTCCATCGGACCACCGAAGATCGATTGCATGAACTTCTGGCTCCCTACAGGGAGGATCTTTTCTCTCTTCCCTGTTCGAGCTGTTGGGCTTCTCTAGAGGGCCCCGACTACGTCGAATACAGGGAGGATTTTCACGTAGGGCTCGACATAGTATTGCCTGGATGTGGCTGGTTTTCCGTCCGGAGCGGTTACGGAAACGGTCGATTTTACCTCCCGAAGGGGATCTCTCCTATATTGAGGCCCGCTCTCGTCCCGAGTCAAAAGGACAGAAAAGGCCAATCTCGATGA
- the mltG gene encoding endolytic transglycosylase MltG, giving the protein MISLIVSISAATLWLMFPDWWYDVCVMPFRSSPAVDFRISPGIRASRIAEDLVAEGISVSRGNLIRFMVRSGLDRKLRPGLYSLIPGPSWRVVEQLLNQEPLQFKITLIPGTPLGDYFPFEENSVSRDDEMQLSKKFFPEDMVDLLPSVPAYRAAYLLPETYHLPELNPESLVSQASRLWWNLLGKRMPKASKDAFDLAIKASLVERESLKDEERPVIAGVIENRLKRGMPLQIDATVVYALKLKGRDVNRVSYEDLKVDSPYNTYRIPGLPPSPICIPSAASWKAVLSPDKHGYLYYVADGTGGHVFSRTYEQHRRAIRKVRN; this is encoded by the coding sequence ATGATTTCCTTGATCGTATCCATATCGGCGGCGACATTGTGGCTTATGTTTCCCGATTGGTGGTACGATGTATGTGTTATGCCCTTTCGTTCGTCTCCTGCGGTCGATTTTAGGATTTCTCCGGGAATAAGGGCATCTCGAATAGCGGAGGATCTCGTCGCCGAAGGAATCTCTGTCAGCAGGGGAAACCTGATCCGTTTTATGGTCCGATCCGGACTGGACAGAAAACTAAGGCCGGGACTTTACAGCCTGATCCCAGGGCCCAGCTGGAGGGTCGTGGAGCAGCTGTTAAACCAGGAGCCGTTGCAGTTCAAGATAACCTTGATTCCCGGAACTCCACTGGGCGACTATTTTCCGTTCGAGGAAAATTCCGTATCTAGAGATGACGAGATGCAGCTTTCCAAGAAGTTTTTCCCCGAAGATATGGTGGACCTCCTGCCGTCCGTGCCTGCTTACAGAGCGGCCTATCTTCTCCCAGAGACATACCATTTGCCGGAACTGAATCCGGAGTCTCTTGTCTCTCAGGCCTCGAGACTATGGTGGAATCTGCTGGGGAAACGCATGCCGAAAGCGTCGAAAGACGCCTTCGATCTGGCCATAAAGGCTTCTCTGGTGGAGAGGGAATCCCTTAAAGACGAGGAGCGTCCCGTAATTGCCGGGGTCATAGAAAACAGATTGAAAAGGGGAATGCCCTTACAGATAGACGCCACCGTCGTCTATGCCTTGAAGCTTAAGGGACGAGATGTCAATAGGGTGTCCTACGAAGACCTGAAGGTCGATTCCCCTTACAATACATACAGGATACCGGGCTTGCCGCCTTCTCCGATATGCATACCCTCGGCTGCATCGTGGAAAGCCGTGTTATCGCCGGATAAACACGGTTATCTCTACTATGTGGCGGACGGTACGGGAGGTCATGTCTTCTCCCGTACCTATGAACAGCATAGAAGGGCTATAAGGAAGGTCCGTAATTGA
- the queA gene encoding tRNA preQ1(34) S-adenosylmethionine ribosyltransferase-isomerase QueA, translating into MEENIFKVSSYDYRLPKELIAQNPADPRDSSRLMVLSREDGSLEHRVFSDLVDYLRSDDVLIRNDTRVMAARLKGKKVEGEAEVEILVLSRLSGQTWEAMVRPGRRLKPGISVLLSDGTTVKVDGIRPEGLRSVTFPEGVDVLSLLDKVGTVPLPPYITDSNASPEAYQTVFANKVGSAAAPTAGLHFTPELIERIEKKGVEILDVTLQVGLGTFRPVKEEDLRHHPMHRERCQISSYTADRINKAKAQGRRIVAVGTTSVRTLESMGDSGVLLSGERDTSLFIYPGFEFKIVDAMITNFHLPQSTLLMLVSAFAGRERTLNAYKEAVSMEYRFFSFGDAMFIY; encoded by the coding sequence ATGGAAGAAAACATATTCAAGGTATCCTCTTACGATTACCGACTGCCGAAAGAACTCATAGCTCAAAACCCTGCGGATCCCAGGGATAGCTCTCGGTTGATGGTTCTCTCCAGGGAGGACGGAAGCCTGGAACACAGGGTCTTTTCCGATCTCGTAGACTATCTAAGATCTGACGACGTTCTGATTAGGAACGATACCAGGGTTATGGCGGCTCGACTGAAGGGCAAAAAGGTCGAGGGAGAGGCAGAGGTCGAGATTCTGGTGCTTTCCAGATTATCCGGTCAGACCTGGGAGGCCATGGTTCGTCCAGGTAGGAGACTTAAACCAGGCATCTCGGTCCTTCTCTCCGATGGAACTACGGTCAAGGTGGACGGTATCAGGCCGGAGGGACTGAGATCGGTGACTTTTCCCGAAGGCGTGGATGTCCTATCTCTTTTAGATAAAGTGGGAACCGTGCCGCTTCCTCCCTACATAACCGATTCGAATGCCTCCCCCGAAGCCTATCAGACAGTCTTCGCCAACAAAGTAGGCTCTGCTGCGGCCCCTACCGCCGGTTTACACTTTACCCCTGAGCTTATAGAGCGGATAGAAAAAAAGGGCGTCGAGATACTGGATGTAACCCTCCAGGTGGGACTGGGAACCTTTAGACCAGTGAAAGAAGAGGACCTGAGGCATCATCCGATGCATCGAGAGAGGTGTCAGATCTCTTCCTATACAGCCGATCGTATAAACAAGGCGAAGGCTCAAGGGCGACGAATAGTGGCCGTAGGGACCACATCGGTCAGGACCTTGGAGTCCATGGGGGATTCGGGAGTCCTGCTTTCCGGGGAGAGGGATACGTCTTTGTTTATATATCCGGGGTTCGAGTTTAAGATAGTGGACGCTATGATCACCAATTTTCACCTGCCTCAGAGCACCCTGTTGATGTTGGTCTCAGCTTTCGCAGGACGAGAGAGAACATTGAACGCCTATAAAGAGGCGGTATCTATGGAGTACCGCTTTTTCTCCTTTGGCGATGCGATGTTTATATACTGA
- a CDS encoding SpoIID/LytB domain-containing protein: protein MKQNRCRLTVLFLTVISFVSLYYVSPVLAGRDIKVGLGEGKSTVSLYSSASLKASDKSGTVLSGKKALSFSVSGHRLMCQGRSMASPVTIVSSSPIIYEKRPYLGSFSLISIGGGLSVVNVLDIESYLRGVLKMEANPKWPMEALKVQAIISRTYALRSIGRHGAKGYDVCATPHCQAYRGINAHDPVTDRAVRETKSMVVKYGGTLAKTFFHSDSGGMTAASENVWGGSIPYLRSVKDPVPSNSPHSRWSISLSGSQLGKALARGGYSIGNITDIKINSLDGSGRVLSMTLRGTKGSKTMSGHRFRMAVGSKVVKSTAFKVMSGVQKQPFDPIESEKHSARSNEGLTLEEESLIMTLTKQGAFSSEELIAMLVDPAKKRELLDKRRGTVTRKAPNPSSFPNSGYSWSNGTFLLEGTGWGHGVGLSQWGARALALAGWDAKRIVEYYYPGTVVTSYGLR from the coding sequence ATGAAGCAGAATAGATGTAGACTAACCGTCTTGTTTTTGACGGTTATTTCCTTCGTGTCCCTTTATTATGTCTCTCCCGTACTTGCCGGCAGAGACATAAAGGTGGGGTTGGGCGAGGGGAAATCCACCGTATCGCTCTATTCCTCCGCTTCGCTAAAGGCGTCGGATAAAAGCGGAACGGTCCTGTCCGGCAAAAAAGCGCTCTCTTTTTCCGTTTCAGGGCATCGCCTGATGTGCCAGGGGCGTTCCATGGCCTCTCCCGTAACGATCGTATCCTCGTCCCCCATAATATACGAAAAAAGACCTTATCTAGGGTCTTTTTCTCTGATATCGATAGGTGGCGGACTATCGGTGGTGAACGTCCTCGATATAGAGAGTTACCTGAGAGGCGTGTTGAAGATGGAGGCCAATCCCAAATGGCCTATGGAGGCTCTGAAGGTTCAAGCCATCATCTCCAGAACCTATGCTTTGAGATCCATAGGCCGTCACGGAGCCAAGGGGTACGATGTATGTGCCACCCCTCATTGTCAGGCCTACAGGGGGATAAACGCCCATGATCCCGTGACGGACCGAGCCGTAAGAGAGACGAAGAGTATGGTGGTGAAATACGGAGGGACTCTGGCCAAAACCTTTTTTCACTCCGATAGCGGAGGTATGACCGCAGCATCGGAGAACGTCTGGGGAGGCTCCATTCCCTACCTTCGATCCGTGAAGGATCCTGTACCCTCCAACTCCCCTCATTCCAGATGGTCGATCAGCCTTAGCGGATCTCAGTTGGGCAAGGCACTCGCCAGGGGTGGCTATTCCATCGGGAACATCACAGATATTAAGATAAACTCGCTGGACGGTTCGGGCAGAGTGCTCTCAATGACTCTGAGGGGAACGAAGGGCAGCAAGACAATGTCCGGTCATCGCTTCCGTATGGCCGTAGGAAGCAAGGTCGTAAAGAGTACGGCGTTTAAGGTGATGTCCGGGGTGCAAAAACAGCCTTTCGATCCTATCGAATCGGAAAAACACTCGGCAAGGTCGAATGAGGGGCTGACCTTAGAGGAAGAGTCCTTGATAATGACTCTGACCAAACAGGGAGCTTTTTCCTCGGAAGAATTGATAGCCATGTTGGTCGATCCGGCTAAAAAAAGGGAACTTCTGGATAAGAGGCGGGGAACCGTGACTCGTAAGGCCCCGAATCCGTCTTCTTTTCCCAATAGCGGTTATTCCTGGTCCAACGGGACCTTCCTTTTGGAGGGGACGGGCTGGGGGCATGGAGTAGGTTTATCTCAGTGGGGGGCTAGAGCCTTGGCGTTGGCCGGATGGGACGCCAAAAGGATAGTGGAGTACTATTATCCCGGCACGGTAGTCACGTCGTACGGTCTCCGGTAG
- the ruvB gene encoding Holliday junction branch migration DNA helicase RuvB: MEDRIVDVSEKDDDLSLRPLSLEDFTGQESIKNKLGIYVKAARQRGEPLDHSLFYGPPGLGKTTLAGIIAREMGGDLRITTGPALEKTGDLAAILSNLQDNDVLFIDEIHRMNSSIEEVLYSAMEDFSLHIIVGKGPLARNICLSLPKFTLVGATTRLGLLTSPLRARFGIVEQLSLYSTEELASIISRGAGVLNVSIEGEAALLIAGRSRGTPRIALRILRRVRDVAEVAGDGVITPAIAERAMSMLGLDGFGLDDGDRRILEALVDLFSGGPVGLSTVAASLNEESQTVEDIYEPYLLQLGLLERTPRGRKATARTYEYLGRRPPRSSQLTIPTEEDTE, encoded by the coding sequence ATGGAAGACAGAATAGTGGATGTCTCCGAAAAAGACGACGATCTATCGCTGCGTCCTCTGTCGCTCGAGGATTTTACAGGCCAGGAATCCATAAAAAACAAGCTCGGTATTTACGTCAAGGCCGCCAGGCAGAGAGGGGAGCCGTTGGATCATTCTCTGTTCTACGGTCCTCCCGGTCTTGGGAAGACCACCCTGGCTGGCATCATCGCCAGGGAGATGGGGGGAGATCTCAGGATAACCACAGGCCCTGCCCTGGAGAAAACCGGGGATCTCGCAGCCATACTCTCCAACCTTCAGGACAACGACGTCCTCTTCATCGACGAAATTCACAGGATGAACAGCAGTATTGAGGAGGTCCTCTATTCGGCTATGGAGGACTTCTCTTTGCATATCATAGTGGGAAAGGGCCCTCTGGCTAGGAATATCTGCCTTTCTCTCCCAAAGTTCACCCTCGTGGGAGCTACCACCAGACTGGGATTGTTGACATCTCCGCTCCGGGCACGCTTTGGGATAGTGGAGCAATTGAGCCTCTACTCCACGGAAGAGCTTGCGTCGATAATATCCAGAGGAGCCGGGGTTCTCAATGTCTCCATCGAGGGGGAGGCTGCCTTGCTTATCGCCGGTCGATCCAGAGGGACCCCCAGGATAGCTCTGAGAATCCTCAGGAGGGTCAGAGACGTTGCGGAGGTAGCGGGAGACGGAGTCATAACTCCTGCCATTGCTGAACGAGCCATGTCCATGTTGGGTCTGGACGGCTTCGGTCTTGACGACGGAGATCGAAGGATACTGGAGGCATTGGTCGATCTTTTCTCCGGCGGTCCAGTCGGATTGTCTACCGTTGCTGCGTCGTTAAACGAGGAATCTCAAACTGTGGAGGACATATACGAACCCTATCTGCTCCAGCTGGGACTTCTGGAGAGAACTCCCAGAGGAAGAAAGGCGACCGCGAGAACCTATGAATATCTCGGACGGCGACCTCCTCGTTCTTCTCAGTTGACCATACCTACAGAGGAGGATACAGAATGA